ggcgtcgatgatgccatcgtcgacgtcaggtccgaacaggtcgatggcgtcagccatttccaccgcaggggaaaagaagagatgcctggagaggatcccctcttcaggcagctcccggcaggcgacacaggagacgggggccgccatagcagccgcggcgtggtcggtgccgaggcaccaaaagcacgccaagtgcccgtcacccggtgccagggaggcgggacaggaggcgcataggagtcctgaaaaggacctagctctaggagcgctctcaggtggccctgaaaagggccgtttgtccgcggcctcgcccgagccgctgccaccggcttgggagatccgtgttgaagttctcatcttcttaattgtagttctcaatttctcgctgataagcacaagtgctgaaagaaaagggaggatgagcgacggtatacaccgcgttatatagacacgataccgtgggaaatgtgggcggtgcccacgctgataggtgcatagtttgaattttcagcgcgcctgcataaggcgaagcctagacggcgtagcctacatgaaatagaacctccaactaccacagtgcattgcgctcgctgcccgCCCACCTCTTTCAATTAAAAGGGGGAAGGACCCATGCGAGCAAACAAACATTCACGAAGTTATTCACGAACCGTCGTTGACTAGTTTTGACTCGTTTTTCCAAAAGCAATCATGCCCAGTGGTTGTTTGGTACCCGGTTGCACCGAAAAGTCGAGGTTGGGACAGAGTGTAAGTTTTCACGGTTTGCCAGTGAAAGACGCTCATCGTTGCAAACTATGGCTGCGGGCGATAAACAACCCCAGAGTTGGAGAAGACACCGGGATGGAAATTATAAAAGGAAAAACGATATGCAGTCTCCATTTCAAACTGGAGGATTTTGATGGAAGACTTTTCGGCAAGATAAGGTCCGCACTCAAACCAACTGCTGTTCCGTCCGTCTTCGCTGTGGGCCCGTTCCCAGGTGACGAACAGGCCGGGGCTTCTAATGCACCTCCCGCAGCGAAACGCAGTCGCCTACAGGTAAGACTGTCGTAATATTCTACTATATTTCTGTGCTGCTACTAGTGAGCACTTCAGTTTACTGCTAGAGCTCACTAGCAgtgaaaagggtcctatgttccccatgccgtttgcgactcccggagctcttagtatataatataatttgtataataatatcacggccaaaggctCTGCGCATCCGgttggccgtagcgcggggggctctcgtagggattgggcttctcggggtttgtttaccggcgtatgaaaagactgcgtcaggttctccgacatctccctcttccacaaaaggtaaacacTTGCAATGGTAGTTTTCTCGGCCGgtatttggcagtaatggtggaaaaactaacatatcggggaacataggaccctttttgggaaaagcggtcCTTTGTTCCCCAGTCTcctacaaagaggggaacataggacccggggaacataggacccgggatCATAGATACGCTCCCTCGGCTGCTACCCGGGTCTCTGTGTGCTTGCTTAGAATTACTGTCGATTTCGCTATGGACGCCGGGGATGAGTTTTGAAcgagcattgcccgttgccttGCGCTAGGTATGTAGTATGTACTGCCCACTGCACAACAAATTGCCGGCATGAGTTACCACTGAAATCAATGGGTCAGTGGGTGAGATCGGTCGTCAAGGTGGTGGCGCAAAGCTACAGTGACGTCACGTGACCCAAACGAATAGCAGCTATCGGGGCAAATTGCTAAAATAGTTCAAAAACAAAGTAAAGCAGGAAAAAAGCCTTTTCAGTGAGTGATATAATCTAACATTATACTAGGAAGCAAATGCATATTGAGCAGTTTTATTCTTGTCCCTACATtcaatttttgtgtgtgtggtaccaaAAACATGACAAACTAAATGCCTGTGTCATTACAGAACGCTGATAGTGGTCATTGCGCATTGACTCTCTCTGCATCCTCCAACCTGCTGAAGACCTTCCCTTTGACATCCACACCAGTGAAAACCTTTCCCTCGGACCAAGGACTATCGGTAAGATTCTGAAAAGGCTACTTTACAAATgatctaaatcaaatattttgccaATATATTACTTGcacaagataacactttctaACTTTCAACTAATCATTCTAAAggaataatatttatataattgGTCATCtttacaattaaaaataaacctCTTTGTTTTGCAGACATCGTGCCCCGACACACCTGGGACCCTTGATTCAAGTTTTAGCACTGTGGGTGAAGCAGACGAAAACTATCAGCCCAACACAACTGTCACCCCCACGTCAACGTCTTCATCAGAAGATGAAGGCATCAATGACTGGCATGGAAAGAAGATCATTGTGAATGAGTCCTGCTTGATGTCACTTTTCAAATTTTGCCAGATGTGCGGCAAGCCTCTGTCATCAAAAACTGTCTTTGACTGTGGGGCGCAAAGGAAGGTGACGTGGACATGTCTTGCTGGACATTCCGGGACATGGAGATCATCGCCTGAAGTGAGGGGAATGGCAGAGGTGAACCTCCTCGCAGCGGCAGCTGTTGAGTTCAGGGGTGGCACGTACACTGAACTGTCAGACTGGTGCAAGACCATGAATGTCCAAATGATCGCCAAGACTACATTTTATGAGATGCAGAAGGCTTACTTGCACCCTGCCATTGAAGACCTATATCAACAACAGAGAAAAGAAATCATGGCCAGAGTGTACCTAGAACAGGAGGATGGGAAGAAGCTACACTTGTCAGGGGATGGCCGGTGTGACACCCCAGGTTTCAGTGCCAAGTACTGCCATTACACCCTCATGTTGGACGACACCAAGGAGATTATTCACACAGAACTGCTGCAGGTAAATAAAAGATTAACActggaaaataaaaatatgttattATTGCTGCGGTGAAAATTATTATTCAATTCAAGTAACTATTCAACTTTATTTTCTAGTCTACAGAAGCCGGCAGCTCTGTTGCCATGGAACCACTCGGTTTCAAAAGAGGCATGAATGAGATCATGGGTGATGGCTTAGATATTGAGGTGATGACCACGGACCGCTCAACATCGATACGCAAGATCATGAGGGAAGAATTCCCCAATGTTCGGCATGAGTTTGACATCTGGCATACAGCGAAAGGTATGTATTTTTTGCCTtccctgtacacacacaacaaaacataaTCCTCCCCCATTCTCCAGCCCTCCCCATTCACAAATCATGTCCAGAGCTTTGCAGCACAGTGATTTATATATTGCAGATAAAAGGATGGGATTTGGCTGTACTTTACAAAAAAATTCAACAAATGTTGTGAGGGGACCGAACTTATGTTACATTTATTCTTTCAGGTTTGAGGAAGAAGATACAGAGGAAAGGAGCAATTAAAGGGAACGAAATTCTTGCTGCATGGAGCAGGTCAGTGTTGGTTTGTAAAGTGCCAAGCTTTTCATTGTTTTGTAAGTTTCTAAATTActaattttcttttctttcataGGTCAATCATAAACCACATGTGGTTTACCTGTGCAACAAGCAAGGGTGATACAGAGGTAAGGAATCAAAGGCTTTGTTCATCTGTTTTTTAGAGACCAAAAATATATAGTCTTATAATTGTAAATAATACTTGTTTCATACAGATACTGAAATGCAGATGGCAGTCCATTCTACACCACGTGTGTAATGAGCATGAATGGACGGAGGATGATGGACAAACAAACCGGTGTGGACATCATCCTCTAACAGCCCAGGAGCAAAGCAAGCGCCAATGGATGAAGAGGGAGTCTTCAGCGTTTGAAAATCTCGAATCGCTGGTAAATGACAAAAGGCTTTTGAAAGACCTGGAACAGATGGCCCTGTTCAAACACACTGGTGAGTTCATAATAGTTCTCCTTATAAGCTTGAATACTTTACAAAATCACTCCGTAATGATCATGttttcattctcatattcttttccctttttattttattgcatacAGGGCCGCTGGAGATCTTTCACAGTGCAATGCTCAAGTACCTCCCAAAAAGGCAGGGATTCTCTTTCCAGGGAATGAGAGAAAGGGGTCATCTTGCATGTTtggagcacaatgaaaacattgtCAAAAGAAAGCAGGCCACAACCAAGACAGGTGTGTAGTAAGAGTGGCTCAATGAAGAATCAAGAATATAATTTTCACAGCTTACACGGTTTGCAGATTTAGCTGAATAATTCAGGTataattcatttgaaaaaagtacAGCATCTCAAATGTTGCCTTCATAGTCTtatctataattatttttaatttcttatgCAGGACAACCACGCTTCAACCAAGTGTTTTGCAGGAGATCCAAGCAGTGGGTCGTGAAGCAGATTTTTATTCCACACACCACCCAGTTCATTGACACACTTGTCACAAGTATCATAACCAGGAGACGAAACCCAACGATTAGATATAAGGTTTCAACATCCTCACTTGCCCTGCCCCAGCCTGCGCTGCCACCTAACATTGCACCAGTGCCAAAACCACCAAAGGAGGCGGCAGTGGCTGAATTAAAAAGGCGCTTCTGAGAGGGACATCTGACCTATTTTATCTATTTAAACATATCTTTtgtaaaacatttgttttcaatCTTATCTTTGTAAATATTGGATCATTTTCCTTTGTGAATAAAATCTTGTTTTTACTACCTTACCTTGGACTCCTGTATAAACCCATGTTCACCATAACAAACTTCACTGCAATAATTATTTAAATCTGTCATTAAATTTTTTTTCCATATGGTTAAAACTACAATTTGTGGTATAAATCACGAAGTTGCAAAGTAGGTTCAACATACAGCCATCATGTATGAATGTAGCAAGAATAGATTTATAAGTAGGCTACTTAGgtatcatttgtatattactgtacatCAAACATTTGCTCATGACAGTATTtcagcatatcaagtaggctatatataaaccttttctccccagttgaaataagtgttCATCTTATACAGCAGGCCTACTTTAGTGTAACATCATTTGGTatagtaaacaaatcacaacaaccaacatgaatttgaagttttattcataaaatataaactatatacaaaaacaaaacgtaTGGTGAGTTTGCTAAATATCACAGCTCATCTTGGGCATCTACCgtctcctggtagccacggtactgcccatcttgtgTTGGGTAATTAGCCctgatggcctggacaacacaTGCTGGCAAAACAAGGCGATTGCCTCTCCCAAGTCTCTCACCTTGCAGTATCCACTCCAGGAAATGCCGGTAAGATGTTAGCCTATActgtctaagaaagaaagaacaaaattAGCAAAAGCAAGATAAATTATGCCTTGAGTAGCCTACAGCATTACACAGACTTGAAGCTAACGTAACGTAGCCTATGCTCTGCCAATAAGGTCGGCTACTTTCGGATAACTACATTGTCACGTTCCCCGTGACTCAAAACGATTGTAGCCAATGTGTTAGTAAACAAACACTTACTCTGTGCTCAGACGTCCGTTTCTCCCGGCGGGCTTTGGCTGGCGTTTCCATTTGACTTTCTGGGTCCGGAAATAAGTGTCCAATACCCAACGGTTCAGATGAGGCGTAAAGCCTGGGTGAGATGTTACACACACGGCCCCTTCCTCGCCAGATTCAGCCATTTCATCGCGAAGAAACTGGCATCGCTGAAATTCGCTGCAGCACCGGGACTCTTTGTGAGTCTCCATAGGTGAACAGAGCAAACAGGTACACCACCAGGTCACTCCGGCGCGATCCGGCTCCTCGGCAACAGGCAAggcttgttcagctgcagcctcagcagcctcctcctctattCGTCTCAGTTCTTCCTCGCTGTATTCTGGCTCATACAAATAGCCCTGAATATCACAATGCAGCAATATATTTTCAAACTCAGCTGTTGCTTTTGCCATGGTCAGAGGTTTGTGTCGGTCTCCCGTCCCTCTCATTCCCGCTCAGTACGCGAGCTGAGCGTGcaagctcccgccccctctcattccttattggtggaaaaatttCCGGCaaatttgccaccaaaagtgtgttgtagtcctcggcccatCTAGCGGGAAgagaggtttctcccgaaatgacgtcaaacgcgtcatttgacgtcatttcgggagaaaattagatgaggaaaaatgggccaaggggagactggtttagactgatatttttttatatattaatttacattacaatagcgattttataatgatagaacgccggttctaaatgggtgaacTATCCCTTTAAGATCACCGTGTGACTGTCGTACAGGGATCTGGTTTGATGTAAGACCCCTGGGTTGGTGTCCTTTTGTAGgacttctttcggttctggaatccggctttcctaattgttgaatacaagatattgcatgcatattggtggttaaatattatatctattgcaatcgcttcaatggaagcaatagttgacctttgaacacacatgcagtgttattcagtttatttgtatgtagtagctgattatagtagaatttaacccatgtacctttaatattcgcaaaaaaCGTATTGTAATTGTGACTACATCAGTTGAGCTAACTCTTTCCTTGGGCaccgtttaaaaccatgtgcaccatttattaattagacatattattctagcagttgaaccccatgtctatttgaaccagcctggttctctacctgtcttgctacacaaaacgcatgtttaatagacagaagggcttagcaacctgaaaaaaaataattactgtcagtgtttggcattcgttcttatactgccatttcctggagagagagagagaattaagatcaatgcagagAAGTAAAAAGATGAGTGTTTTGGCAACTTtaatgcttgtgttgccacctcctaaagagaaaagagaattaagattttaatgcacagaagtaaaatgatgatcGTGGGCAACTGATCTTTGTGTTGCCACTCCTTGATTAGAAAAGAGAATTTTTGTAGAAATGTTAAtgattaaaatgatgaatgtcgggcatccattactgctcgggttgcaaaggcctgacgagaaaagagagcaaatttagtacaaatgcaagacatttatagatcgtttaaactattaatgttggtgaatcaataaacattgattacaacctgcacaaatatttgcgtgttttgctTATATCATATCAACTAGGGACTGGTTCCCCGTATTTCAGCaccaagacacacagaccctcaaatatacaaacacttaactAAATTTACATTTTGGTTCCAGCATATTACCAGATgttaggggtgggagggggtaagggggagaaagaacaaTGAGATAAGACTTCAATTTAACTGACAATAGGAAGGGGTTTAGTCTCCTTCTTTAAGCAATGTAAATAAGGCAGTGTGTGGTAGAGAGCGTTTGAAGGTACAGCCTAGGTGTGTTTCTCTTTAAGTTGCAGGGCTGTGTGATCCTATTGTTGCAAGGCAAAGTTGGTGTCGTCTGGTGGGGGAGACAATTAAGGGGATTCTTGAGCTGGATGAGGGGAAAACAGTAGATCGGCTACTTGGAAAGCTGGGGGTCGTCTAGTTGGGACTTATGATAGTTATATTCTTGTGGTACatttggagatgttgagatgtaattgggaataatctcgtgttaacgagtaggggtactaccaagaactacaaatatggctgcgGTGCAAACTGCATGCgtatcagccgactacagaaacttctccgagttctatctgtccggc
The Gadus macrocephalus chromosome 6, ASM3116895v1 DNA segment above includes these coding regions:
- the LOC132459046 gene encoding uncharacterized protein LOC132459046, giving the protein MPSGCLVPGCTEKSRLGQSVSFHGLPVKDAHRCKLWLRAINNPRVGEDTGMEIIKGKTICSLHFKLEDFDGRLFGKIRSALKPTAVPSVFAVGPFPGDEQAGASNAPPAAKRSRLQNADSGHCALTLSASSNLLKTFPLTSTPVKTFPSDQGLSTSCPDTPGTLDSSFSTVGEADENYQPNTTVTPTSTSSSEDEGINDWHGKKIIVNESCLMSLFKFCQMCGKPLSSKTVFDCGAQRKVTWTCLAGHSGTWRSSPEVRGMAEVNLLAAAAVEFRGGTYTELSDWCKTMNVQMIAKTTFYEMQKAYLHPAIEDLYQQQRKEIMARVYLEQEDGKKLHLSGDGRCDTPGFSAKYCHYTLMLDDTKEIIHTELLQSTEAGSSVAMEPLGFKRGMNEIMGDGLDIEVMTTDRSTSIRKIMREEFPNVRHEFDIWHTAKGLRKKIQRKGAIKGNEILAAWSRSIINHMWFTCATSKGDTEILKCRWQSILHHVCNEHEWTEDDGQTNRCGHHPLTAQEQSKRQWMKRESSAFENLESLVNDKRLLKDLEQMALFKHTGPLEIFHSAMLKYLPKRQGFSFQGMRERGHLACLEHNENIVKRKQATTKTGQPRFNQVFCRRSKQWVVKQIFIPHTTQFIDTLVTSIITRRRNPTIRYKVSTSSLALPQPALPPNIAPVPKPPKEAAVAELKRRF